In Phlebotomus papatasi isolate M1 chromosome 1, Ppap_2.1, whole genome shotgun sequence, the following proteins share a genomic window:
- the LOC129800414 gene encoding SKI2 subunit of superkiller complex protein: MEVPDNLRDYIVNPFLELLENMPMECLPSESNPDNVFDISEPLLGTTLKAKRCDVTGEVIDFLEIDIANPDSRPDNSMSFQRAPDVSGKRSVRGSSTNYPFWPGGFDEESDEEQEAEEYPEEDGQLLTLAPTMTHGISSTADDIEEALENLKIDQIDYTDLINSNPIANLWARKTSLEDGKDRKKKPEVLKLSNAKDLKTIETKWAVLVDTNQAIPAATTEPALVFPFKLDNFQKHAIHQLEDHNHVFVAAHTSAGKTAVAEYAIALSLKHHTKAIYTSPIKALSNQKYRDFKKSFKDVGLITGDVQIDSDASCLIMTTEILRSMLYCGSEIARDLEYVIFDEVHYITDADRGHVWEEVLILLPANVTIVMLSATVPNTLEFASWVGQTKKKKVYVVSTLKRPIPLKHYLYVPFVAKNKEEIHLILDENSRFLIKGHADAVALKETTSAKIGRKLTRNQEKTMWEKLVGFLRKTDKLPVVAFTLSRNRCDMNAESMRGCDLCTNKEKGIINSFFMKCLQSLKPPDRNLPQVKNLQYYLERGYGVHHSGILPILKEIVEMLFQCGLVKLLFATETFAMGVNMPARTVIFDSDRKFDGTEVRQLHPAEYTQMAGRAGRRGLDENGTVILICKAEKVPDVAVLQGMMLGKPMRLESQFKLTYAMILNLLRVERVSVVDMMSHSYREFHSQQKLPENRAKLREIQQEFAALEPLGDNMNHICEFYDVASEYFSCLDRVNEEVFKHPDVKKKLQPGRLVVITKGNLCNNLAAILTVNDAQRKEMELKVAVLGDAGVSESSEKEDFWHRLLSLVTMGKIHVPENVASFTILTVKLKHIVEIVNSTVKVQSSTVIQNWEQKQMERFKDAPWGPSSLKLVADLNHVIEEASKVDFINLYETIPLSAVDNLKELNIHRQRLANSLACTKVSNFREQFRKVFERKMIEQRLQHLKYITSKDNMALYPDYCNKLEVLREMHYIDEQNNITMKGRVACEMGSNELILTEIIFRNIISNLEPAEISALLSGLVFQAKTEATPNLTTNLKEGIKIVEAINDEIFNLEQKHRVSTSLDAQAKPHLNFGLVEVVYEWGRDKPFADIKELTDVQEGIIVRCIQQLHEILLNIKDASRVFGDPVLHKKMEDVSNAIKRDIVFAASLYTQKDAGLIVS; this comes from the exons ATGGAAGTACCAGACAATCTGCGGGATTACATTGTTAATCCCTTCCTGGAATTGCTTGAAAACATGCCTATGGAATGTTTACCTTCAGAATCCAATCCGGACAATGTTTTTGACATCTCTGAGCCTCTCCTGGGAACAACCCTGAAGGCAAAACGATGTGATGTGACCGGAGAGGTAAttgattttcttgaaattgacATTGCAAATCCTGACAGCCGTCCGGATAACTCAATGTCATTCCAACGAGCACCGGATGTGAGTGGCAAGAGATCTGTACGTGGTTCATCAACTAACTACCCCTTCTGGCCCGGTGGCTTTGACGAAGAATCTGATGAGGAGCAAGAAGCTGAGGAGTATCCAGAGGAAGATGGACAACTCTTGACATTGGCACCAACAATGACTCATGGTATCTCCAGTACTGCTGATGATATTGAAGAGGCacttgagaatttgaaaattgaccAAATAGATTACACAGACTTGATAAATAGCAATCCTATTGCTAATCTCTGGGCAAGGAAAACTTCATTGGAAGATGGTAAAGATAGGAAAAAGAAGCCGGAAGTGCTGAAATTGAGCAATGCAAAGGATTTGAAGACAATTGAGACAAAATGGGCAGTTCTTGTGGATACTAATCAAGCCATTCCGGCTGCAACAACTGAACCTGCTCTGGTTTTCCCATTCAAACTGgataatttccaaaaacatGCCATCCATCAATTGGAGGATCACAATCATGTTTTCGTGGCAGCTCATACGTCTGCCGGGAAGACAGCTGTAGCTGAGTATGCTATCGCCCTGAGTCTGAAGCATCACACAAAGGCAATTTACACCTCTCCGATCAAGGCACTGTCCAATCAGAAATATCGAGATTTCAAAAAGTCCTTCAAGGATGTCGGTCTCATCACGGGGGATGTTCAGATTGATTCTGATGCCTCGTGCTTGATCATGACAACAGAAATCTTGCGTTCAATGCTTTACTGTGGAAGTGAAATAGCCAGAGATTTGGAATATGTGATTTTCGACGAAGTACACTATATCACTGATGCTGATCGCGGGCATGTCTGGGAGGAAGTTCTAATCCTCCTGCCAGCCAATGTGACTATTGTCATGTTGAGTGCTACAGTTCCCAATACCCTGGAATTTGCCTCCTGGGTGGGTcagacaaagaaaaagaaggtgTATGTTGTAAGTACCCTTAAGCGCCCCATTCCCCTCAAGCACTACCTCTACGTGCCATTTGTGGCCAAGAATAAGGAAGAAATCCATCTGATCCTAGACGAAAATAGTCGATTTCTCATCAAGGGTCATGCAGATGCTGTTGCCCTCAAAGAAACAACTTCGGCCAAAATTGGTCGGAAACTCACGAGAAACCAGGAAAAAACCATGTGGGAGAAATTGGTGGGTTTCCTGAGGAAGACAGACAAGCTCCCCGTGGTGGCTTTTACCCTCTCACGGAATCGCTGTGACATGAATGCTGAATCGATGAGAGGATGCGATTTGTGCACAAACAAGGAAAAAGGCATAATCAATAGCTTCTTCATGAAATGCCTGCAGAGCCTAAAGCCTCCCGACAGGAACTTGCCACAAGTAAAAAATTTGCAGTACTACCTCGAGAGAGGCTATGGAGTTCATCATTCGGGAATTTTGCCAATTCTCAAGGAAATTGTAGAAATGCTCTTCCAATGTGGCCTCGTGAAGCTACTCTTTGCCACTGAAACCTTCGCAATGGGCGTCAATATGCCAGCTAGGACAGTCATATTTGACTCTGACAGGAAATTCGACGGAACTGAG GTGAGACAGCTTCATCCGGCAGAATATACACAAATGGCCGGACGAGCTGGTCGCCGTGGACTGGATGAAAATGGAACAGTAATTCTTATCTGCAAGGCCGAAAAGGTGCCAGATGTAGCAGTGCTCCAGGGAATGATGTTGGGAAAACCAATGCGCCTAGAGTCCCAATTTAAACTAACTTACGCCATGATTCTCAATCTCTTGCGCGTGGAGAGGGTATCAGTGGTGGATATGATGTCACACAGCTATCGAGAATTCCATTCACAGCAGAAACTCCCAGAGAATCGAGCAAAACTCCGAGAGATTCAGCAGGAATTTGCTGCACTTGAACCTCTCGGTGATAACATGAATCATATCTGTGAATTCTATGATGTGGCATCTGAATATTTCTCATGTTTGGATCGTGTCAATGAAGAAGTTTTCAAGCATCctgatgtgaaaaagaaactccAACCAGGAAGACTAGTTGTGATAACAAAGGGTAATCTCTGCAACAATTTAGCAGCAATTCTCACGGTAAATGATGCTCAGCGAAAGGAAATGGAGCTAAAAGTGGCAGTTTTGGGTGATGCCGGAGTATCGGAAAGTAGTGAAAAGGAAGACTTTTGGCATCGATTGCTCTCTCTTGTCACGATGGGGAAAATTCATGTGCCGGAAAATGTGGCATCATTCACAATTCTCACGGTGAAATTGAAGCACATTGTGGAAATTGTCAATAGCACAGTTAAAGTACAATCATCAACTGTGATCCAGAATTGGGAACAGAAACAGATGGAGCGCTTTAAGGATGCTCCATGGGGACCGAGTTCTTTGAAACTTGTCGCTGATTTGAATCATGTCATCGAGGAAGCTTCAAAAGTTGACTTTATCAATCTCTATGAAACTATCCCACTCTCTGCAGTTGATAACTTAAAGGAGCTCAATATCCACCGTCAAAGACTTGCAAATTCTCTTGCATGTACAAAAGTCAGTAATTTCCGTGAGCAATTCCGCAAAGTTTTCGAGCGAAAGATGATAGAACAGCGTCTGCAGCATCTCAAGTATATCACTTCCAAGGACAATATGGCCCTGTATCCGGACTATTGCAACAAACTCGAAGTCCTACGTGAGATGCACTATATTGATGAGCAAAACAATATCACCATGAAGGGAAGGGTGGCATGTGAAATGGGATCAAATGAACTCATTCTCACGGAAATCATCTTTCGCAATATCATTTCGAATTTGGAACCGGCAGAAATTTCTGCTCTCCTCTCGGGATTGGTGTTTCAGGCAAAGACAGAAGCTACTCCCAATTTAACCACGAATCTCAAGGAAGGAATTAAGATAGTTGAAGCAATTAATGATGAAATCTTCAATCTTGAGCAGAAGCATCGGGTTTCAACATCCTTAGATGCTCAAGCAAAGCCCCATTTGAATTTTGGACTTGTGGAAGTGGTTTACGAATGGGGAAGGGATAAACCCTTTGCCGATATAAAAGAACTCACTGATGTCCAGGAAGGTATCATTGTGAGATGCATTCAgcaacttcatgaaattcttCTCAATATTAAAGATGCCTCGAGAGTTTTTGGTGATCCGGTGCTACATAAAAAAATGGAAGATGTCTCCAATGCCATCAAAAGGGATATTGTCTTTGCAGCTAGTTTGTACACGCAAAAAGATGCTGGATTAATTGTATCTTAA